A genomic window from Oceanobacillus timonensis includes:
- a CDS encoding PadR family transcriptional regulator has translation MTRLLVLCMLDAKPMSGYDIQQALRMTDAERWGGVLIGSIYHALKKLEKDSYITIDKVEQTGHRQKFTYRITEEGKEHLKELIREALTASSVQYPSSLYAGISFFEKLPVEEARQALEQQQIALEKEYQSVETGWQEKNVALEGNIPPMVQLVFDNMFAAIRLQQDFVEKALAYVEENN, from the coding sequence ATGACGAGACTGCTTGTACTATGCATGTTAGATGCAAAACCGATGTCCGGCTATGATATTCAGCAGGCGCTGCGGATGACAGATGCGGAAAGATGGGGCGGCGTTTTAATTGGTTCCATTTATCATGCGCTTAAAAAATTAGAGAAGGATAGCTATATTACCATTGACAAGGTGGAACAAACTGGTCACCGGCAAAAATTCACTTATCGTATCACTGAAGAAGGAAAAGAACATCTGAAAGAATTGATTCGTGAAGCATTAACTGCTTCATCCGTTCAATACCCATCTTCTTTATATGCAGGCATCTCTTTTTTTGAAAAGCTTCCAGTCGAAGAAGCGCGTCAAGCTTTGGAACAACAGCAGATAGCTTTGGAAAAGGAATATCAAAGTGTTGAAACAGGCTGGCAGGAAAAGAATGTAGCCCTGGAAGGTAACATTCCTCCCATGGTACAGCTGGTTTTTGATAATATGTTTGCTGCAATCAGACTTCAACAGGATTTCGTCGAAAAGGCATTAGCATATGTAGAAGAAAATAATTAA
- a CDS encoding serine hydrolase domain-containing protein, with amino-acid sequence MIKRISVLLCILLCSLCFPYPFSAAENTTPSGIPIEELEEFVDDYAEEYIGSTVAGAAIIAIKDKQIVLSKGYGYADIENQIPMDPETTVLEWGSITKLFVWVSAMQLAEQGELDLEEDIRTYLPEDFLTKLNYDEPITILNLMHHNAGFEEYIFDLLFDSPEHLVDLEESLTLAEPEQVYRPGEVVAYSNYSTSLAAFIIEEVTGQPFYEYVEEHILEELGMAHSTIHLPVEDNQEIARHKGKGYFPGENGDFIESQPFYISMYPSGGINGTAADLARFAQALMPPDSENTSLFQENRTLSELLATSYAPEEGVPGLAHGFWEYDGEYRGLTHSGNTVAYSSNMQIVPEDHFAIIVLTNQADEVDLSHGLVDELVGKGEREVQENLPSTSEVEGSYLSARRTYHGFMNLYAYLAPLHVKPINHNEVEMDLAGFKATYVQTSPYVYQLKSGDDVFIPSNVMYFRVNDGAVEQISTSYADYLPMDKSNLFLFISFGLFIWFMVYFLISPIVLIVLAWLRRRKRQKTVSAAKWNWVLTLSGTALAVNIVILIARMLTNATRPYSELLPHFIGNYIVTIISLISFVMIMISWKKNRLSKMQKVGYLLTSISSILFIAWLISWQMFA; translated from the coding sequence ATGATCAAAAGAATCAGCGTTCTTCTTTGCATACTCTTATGCAGTTTATGTTTCCCGTATCCTTTTTCAGCAGCGGAAAATACAACGCCATCGGGGATCCCGATAGAAGAACTGGAGGAGTTTGTAGACGATTATGCAGAAGAATACATAGGCAGTACCGTTGCAGGCGCAGCAATCATTGCGATAAAGGATAAACAGATTGTCCTTTCTAAAGGCTACGGTTATGCGGACATAGAAAACCAAATTCCAATGGATCCGGAGACAACCGTTCTGGAATGGGGATCGATTACGAAATTATTTGTATGGGTCTCTGCGATGCAGCTTGCAGAACAAGGGGAACTAGATTTAGAGGAGGATATACGGACTTATTTGCCGGAGGATTTTCTAACGAAATTAAATTACGATGAGCCGATTACCATTTTAAATTTAATGCATCACAATGCGGGTTTTGAGGAATATATTTTTGATTTGTTATTTGATTCTCCGGAGCATTTGGTTGATTTAGAGGAATCCTTAACATTAGCAGAGCCGGAACAGGTGTATAGACCTGGAGAGGTTGTTGCTTACTCCAATTATTCTACATCTTTAGCAGCTTTTATCATTGAAGAAGTTACCGGACAGCCGTTTTATGAATATGTGGAGGAACATATTTTGGAAGAATTGGGAATGGCTCATTCCACCATCCATTTGCCTGTGGAAGATAATCAAGAAATAGCGCGTCATAAAGGGAAAGGGTATTTTCCTGGAGAGAACGGTGACTTTATAGAATCACAGCCTTTTTATATCTCCATGTATCCAAGCGGTGGTATAAACGGGACAGCTGCTGATTTAGCAAGGTTTGCACAGGCTTTGATGCCGCCTGATTCAGAAAACACTTCTTTATTTCAGGAAAATAGGACACTTTCCGAATTGCTTGCAACAAGCTATGCTCCGGAAGAAGGAGTTCCTGGTCTGGCTCATGGTTTTTGGGAATATGATGGCGAATACAGAGGATTGACCCACTCTGGAAATACAGTTGCTTATTCCAGTAATATGCAAATTGTACCGGAAGATCATTTTGCCATTATTGTTTTAACCAATCAGGCAGACGAAGTAGATTTATCTCATGGGTTGGTAGATGAACTGGTTGGAAAAGGAGAGCGGGAAGTACAAGAAAATCTTCCGTCCACGTCTGAGGTAGAAGGTTCTTATCTTTCGGCTCGGCGCACGTATCATGGTTTTATGAATCTCTATGCATACCTTGCTCCATTACATGTTAAACCAATCAATCATAATGAAGTCGAGATGGACCTGGCCGGTTTCAAAGCAACGTATGTACAAACAAGTCCTTACGTCTATCAATTAAAAAGCGGAGATGATGTTTTTATACCAAGCAACGTTATGTACTTTCGTGTAAATGATGGGGCGGTAGAGCAGATATCCACTTCTTATGCAGATTATCTGCCTATGGATAAAAGCAATCTTTTTCTTTTCATTAGCTTCGGACTGTTTATTTGGTTCATGGTTTATTTTCTAATCTCTCCAATTGTTTTAATTGTGCTGGCATGGTTGCGGAGGAGAAAAAGGCAGAAAACAGTGTCTGCTGCAAAATGGAATTGGGTATTAACGCTTTCCGGAACAGCATTGGCAGTGAATATAGTCATACTCATTGCCCGTATGCTAACTAATGCCACGCGACCGTATTCTGAATTGCTTCCTCACTTTATAGGGAATTATATTGTTACTATCATCAGTCTTATTTCTTTTGTGATGATAATGATCTCATGGAAGAAGAATCGATTATCCAAAATGCAGAAGGTCGGTTATCTGTTAACGAGTATTAGCAGTATTTTGTTTATTGCTTGGTTAATTAGTTGGCAGATGTTTGCATAG
- a CDS encoding PadR family transcriptional regulator, producing MIRSDIIRGHLESIILRLIYENDQYGYEISKQISLRTENRFQIKEATLYAVFQRLEKKGLIESYNGKVSHGGKRKYYRMTMLGKAYLKETAREWEETKEIIDLFMEGLD from the coding sequence ATGATTAGAAGTGATATTATACGAGGGCATTTAGAGTCAATTATACTGCGTTTAATTTATGAAAATGATCAGTATGGTTATGAAATATCAAAACAAATCAGCTTACGGACAGAAAATCGTTTTCAGATTAAAGAAGCGACACTATACGCTGTTTTCCAACGACTTGAAAAGAAAGGATTAATCGAATCTTACAATGGTAAAGTGTCTCATGGCGGAAAGCGAAAATATTATCGAATGACGATGTTAGGGAAAGCATATTTAAAAGAGACAGCCCGAGAGTGGGAGGAAACAAAAGAAATTATTGATTTGTTTATGGAAGGGTTAGATTAA
- a CDS encoding MFS transporter → MNQEQHVKKAQKSALFIVTLAIFTDMLLYGMIVPILPDYAETLGISQSAIGILFGSYAAALLIATPVFGVISDKVGRRGPMLWGILGLMIATLLFAFANTFWLLLICRILQGIAAAATWTAGLALLADFYPSKERGKVMGIALSGQAMGILLGPTFGGWLYQLGGYMLPFFVAAGIALIDGLLRVFLLKEEPHQKEEDTSGAWQLLKNRTLLMIVGAVVIGAAIPSVLEPTFPTHLQHVFDASPGIIGLLFGVPSLAYAFAAPIVGSVSTKIGHPKTITIGLAITAVSFVLVVMPTTMWLQVAALALIGISMGTVLAPTLPELADIAQENQTQAYGVTFAIYNTAYSIGMMVGPISSGTFADIFGLQASYLAIAVMVLVYMLIFAVMTLLKKKV, encoded by the coding sequence ATGAATCAAGAACAACATGTAAAAAAAGCTCAAAAGAGCGCCTTGTTTATTGTGACGCTAGCAATCTTCACCGATATGCTTCTATATGGAATGATTGTTCCAATTTTGCCTGACTATGCAGAAACCTTAGGTATATCCCAATCTGCAATCGGCATTTTATTCGGTAGTTATGCAGCAGCTCTGCTAATCGCCACTCCTGTTTTTGGAGTTATTTCTGATAAAGTTGGGCGGCGAGGGCCGATGCTTTGGGGAATTTTAGGTCTTATGATTGCAACCCTGTTATTTGCATTTGCGAATACGTTTTGGCTCTTGCTGATTTGCCGTATTTTACAAGGAATCGCAGCAGCGGCTACCTGGACAGCTGGGCTTGCGCTTCTAGCTGATTTCTACCCATCAAAAGAACGGGGAAAAGTAATGGGGATCGCGCTGTCGGGTCAAGCAATGGGGATTCTGTTAGGTCCAACATTTGGAGGCTGGCTCTATCAGCTGGGCGGCTATATGCTTCCATTCTTTGTAGCTGCAGGGATTGCCCTGATTGATGGTTTGCTACGTGTATTTCTTTTGAAAGAAGAACCGCATCAAAAGGAAGAAGACACTTCAGGAGCATGGCAGTTATTAAAAAACCGTACCTTGCTGATGATTGTTGGAGCAGTGGTTATTGGAGCTGCCATTCCAAGCGTGCTGGAGCCGACATTTCCAACGCATCTGCAACATGTGTTTGATGCATCCCCAGGGATTATCGGCTTATTATTTGGTGTTCCCTCACTTGCTTACGCGTTTGCCGCACCGATTGTCGGAAGTGTTTCAACAAAGATTGGCCATCCTAAAACAATTACCATTGGTTTAGCAATCACTGCTGTATCATTCGTACTTGTTGTGATGCCGACAACGATGTGGCTGCAGGTTGCGGCATTAGCTTTGATAGGTATCAGTATGGGAACGGTACTTGCGCCGACGCTTCCTGAACTTGCTGATATCGCACAGGAAAATCAAACACAAGCATACGGGGTTACCTTTGCCATTTACAATACAGCTTATTCTATCGGAATGATGGTTGGACCGATAAGCAGCGGTACATTCGCTGATATTTTCGGATTACAAGCAAGCTATTTAGCAATTGCTGTGATGGTCTTGGTGTATATGCTGATTTTTGCAGTGATGACACTGTTAAAAAAGAAAGTGTAG
- a CDS encoding DUF2207 domain-containing protein — protein sequence MNKGLKILAALTMAISMNMLLTLTVFAENEMSDLHIEVELQEDGSGIVTEHRQMDMDDGTELFINMANLDGSEVLDFSVDGFTEEPDWDSDDSREEKAGKYGIVSTSDGAELVWGIGEYGKNTYTVTYTLSNLVRNLEDGQAMLWNFDTFSDIPAQNLTVEISGFQPFTPDNVNFWGFGFDGDMQLEGDRIVWESNGEVDGDVIALTQFPTDFFQAEQTEDMTLSDQQEKAMDGSTYNSSDNSTLAVIIISIVVGLSLLIGIGTFFIVRKTNQVKREAGAIKPIHKRIAENKGKTYAAVPFDGEDYAGLSALLMQMKLGYFEDIFQAYLLKWSVNENISMEAEEESKVFGKKYRTTLTISDIENERKKHPTTFSELTDQIEDESYEGTYEMALWTMLLDAADRNGVVTDKAIQKWGKEHAKEVSTFADYLKDYSEAYLEQQGLFSFEEIKVFGFLQSITIPSEEGEKLADRLIQFDNYLKESDINQFSNASKPLSLKDMMLWSALLGKSDKVSKKLEDLVPEDRYEEDWVYLQFWFGTYYTRASWTTGLASGGFHSSTSAATAAGGSGGATGVGGGAGAGGGGGGGAR from the coding sequence ATGAATAAGGGGTTGAAGATACTTGCTGCCTTAACAATGGCGATTTCAATGAACATGCTACTTACACTCACAGTATTTGCTGAAAATGAAATGAGCGATTTACATATTGAAGTAGAATTACAGGAAGATGGCTCAGGTATCGTGACGGAACACCGTCAGATGGATATGGACGATGGTACAGAGCTTTTCATCAATATGGCCAACCTTGACGGGTCTGAGGTACTGGATTTTTCCGTTGATGGATTTACAGAAGAGCCCGATTGGGACTCTGATGATTCACGGGAAGAAAAGGCAGGAAAATATGGAATAGTATCTACAAGTGATGGCGCCGAATTAGTTTGGGGAATTGGTGAATACGGTAAAAATACGTATACAGTAACCTATACATTATCTAATCTTGTACGTAATTTAGAAGACGGCCAGGCCATGCTCTGGAACTTTGATACCTTTTCCGATATTCCTGCTCAGAATTTAACAGTTGAGATTTCTGGCTTTCAACCATTTACACCTGATAACGTAAATTTCTGGGGTTTTGGTTTTGATGGAGATATGCAGCTGGAAGGTGACCGTATTGTATGGGAGTCAAATGGGGAAGTCGATGGAGATGTGATTGCTTTAACGCAATTTCCGACTGATTTCTTTCAAGCTGAACAGACAGAAGACATGACCTTATCCGACCAGCAAGAAAAAGCAATGGATGGGTCCACCTATAATTCAAGTGACAATTCTACGCTAGCTGTTATCATCATTAGCATAGTCGTTGGTTTATCTTTATTGATTGGTATTGGAACCTTCTTCATTGTCCGTAAAACAAATCAAGTAAAAAGAGAAGCTGGCGCGATAAAGCCTATCCATAAACGGATAGCAGAGAACAAAGGCAAAACGTATGCAGCCGTGCCTTTCGACGGAGAAGATTATGCTGGTTTAAGTGCCCTCTTAATGCAGATGAAGCTTGGTTATTTTGAAGATATCTTTCAAGCATATCTATTAAAATGGTCTGTAAATGAAAACATTTCGATGGAAGCAGAAGAAGAAAGCAAGGTTTTTGGAAAAAAATACCGCACAACGCTTACCATCAGCGATATTGAAAATGAACGAAAAAAACACCCAACAACTTTTAGTGAACTTACGGATCAAATAGAAGATGAATCCTATGAGGGGACATATGAAATGGCTCTATGGACGATGCTTTTGGATGCTGCAGACAGGAATGGCGTTGTAACAGATAAAGCCATCCAAAAATGGGGTAAAGAGCATGCGAAGGAAGTCAGCACTTTTGCCGATTATCTCAAAGACTATTCCGAAGCCTATCTGGAGCAGCAAGGATTGTTCTCTTTTGAAGAAATAAAGGTGTTTGGATTTTTACAATCTATTACAATACCAAGTGAAGAGGGAGAAAAGCTAGCGGATCGTTTGATTCAGTTTGATAATTATTTAAAGGAATCAGATATCAATCAATTTTCGAATGCATCCAAGCCACTTTCCTTGAAAGATATGATGCTATGGAGTGCTTTGCTTGGTAAAAGCGATAAAGTATCTAAAAAACTAGAGGATTTAGTCCCTGAAGACAGGTACGAAGAGGACTGGGTATACCTGCAATTCTGGTTTGGGACTTACTACACCCGTGCAAGCTGGACCACCGGGTTAGCCAGCGGCGGATTTCATTCCAGCACTTCAGCTGCTACTGCAGCAGGCGGCAGCGGCGGCGCTACCGGTGTCGGCGGTGGAGCTGGTGCTGGCGGAGGTGGAGGCGGCGGTGCCCGTTAG
- a CDS encoding CD3324 family protein gives MSYKNGKEVLPPHLLKELQRYIQGELVYIPKQTSQRAGWGEANGSRLALDERNEEICRLYREGYSFEELEQTYNLSMDSIRKIVYKAREIQSDIKQ, from the coding sequence TTGTCATATAAAAATGGAAAAGAGGTGCTTCCACCTCATTTGTTGAAGGAGCTTCAGAGATATATTCAAGGAGAACTTGTTTATATTCCGAAGCAAACAAGCCAGCGGGCGGGGTGGGGAGAAGCGAATGGCTCACGTCTTGCCCTGGACGAAAGAAATGAAGAAATCTGCCGACTATATAGAGAAGGCTATTCATTCGAGGAATTGGAGCAAACCTATAATCTGTCGATGGATAGTATTCGTAAAATTGTCTATAAAGCACGTGAGATTCAAAGTGACATAAAACAATAA
- a CDS encoding alpha/beta hydrolase fold domain-containing protein — MRSIQSRLAERLITRLSNKDSFTDPQLFKTFLKEKQKENEKPYDLPKYIQTRFNIEKKMFDGMEWYIFNQEENHSGKSILYLHGGGYIKQPSLYHWHFLGKVAKETKANIYVPIYPKAPNHHYKESFEKVLPIYKWMLETINSDNIILMGDSAGGGFALALAQLLLEKELPQPRHIILISPWLDITMKNPEAHALEPKDPMLGIYGLIQMGKAYAGNTDRDHYLLSPINGKIHGLGEITMFIGTHEVLLPDAKKFKELAASQDIHINYFEYPEMNHIFVLYPIPEAREATKEIVDIITNS; from the coding sequence ATGAGAAGTATTCAAAGCCGGCTTGCGGAACGTCTAATCACGAGGCTGAGTAATAAGGACAGCTTTACCGACCCTCAATTATTCAAAACGTTTCTAAAAGAAAAACAAAAAGAAAATGAAAAACCATATGATCTGCCAAAATACATTCAAACAAGGTTTAACATTGAAAAAAAGATGTTTGATGGAATGGAATGGTATATCTTTAATCAAGAAGAGAATCATTCAGGAAAATCCATCCTCTATTTACACGGAGGAGGTTATATCAAGCAGCCCTCGTTATATCACTGGCATTTTCTTGGGAAAGTAGCAAAAGAAACCAAAGCTAACATATACGTTCCGATTTATCCGAAAGCACCCAATCATCATTATAAAGAGTCTTTCGAGAAAGTGCTTCCAATATACAAATGGATGTTAGAAACAATCAATAGCGATAATATTATTTTGATGGGTGACTCTGCCGGCGGAGGATTTGCATTAGCGTTAGCACAATTACTTTTAGAAAAGGAATTGCCACAGCCCCGGCATATTATATTAATTTCACCTTGGCTTGATATTACGATGAAAAATCCAGAGGCTCATGCGCTCGAACCTAAAGACCCGATGTTAGGCATCTATGGATTAATTCAGATGGGGAAAGCATACGCAGGAAATACGGACCGTGATCATTATCTGCTCAGTCCGATAAACGGAAAGATACATGGGCTAGGAGAAATTACTATGTTTATTGGAACACATGAAGTTCTTTTACCAGATGCTAAAAAATTCAAAGAGTTGGCTGCATCGCAAGACATTCACATTAATTATTTTGAGTACCCGGAAATGAACCATATCTTTGTGCTTTACCCTATTCCTGAGGCAAGAGAAGCAACCAAAGAGATAGTAGATATTATAACAAACAGCTGA
- a CDS encoding Rpn family recombination-promoting nuclease/putative transposase has protein sequence MLNTVKENKNSYRVNQPDYDGLWKNLIEELFQEFMAFFAPDLYPEIDFERGVDFKSPELFQLVMKTKKGTKYSDKIVKVLLKNGEEKYVFIHIEVQAVGKKEFAERMFKYFYRIYDKTKLPSAGVFAFLPLKVS, from the coding sequence ATGCTAAATACAGTCAAAGAAAATAAAAACAGTTATCGCGTAAACCAGCCTGATTATGATGGACTTTGGAAGAATTTGATTGAAGAGTTGTTTCAAGAATTTATGGCCTTTTTTGCACCGGATTTGTATCCGGAAATTGATTTTGAGCGGGGAGTGGATTTCAAAAGCCCGGAACTTTTTCAGCTTGTGATGAAAACCAAAAAAGGAACCAAGTATTCAGATAAAATCGTCAAAGTACTTCTAAAGAATGGAGAAGAAAAATATGTCTTTATCCATATCGAAGTGCAGGCGGTTGGAAAAAAAGAATTTGCAGAACGCATGTTTAAATATTTTTACCGGATTTACGATAAAACGAAACTTCCTTCAGCGGGAGTTTTTGCTTTTCTCCCGCTGAAGGTTAGTTGA
- a CDS encoding helicase-related protein, which produces MHSAYEKEEYQRLQQHYRFNESFQEWIIDKANRLFILKRGVDEYIHEKLIPAAYQKAFENGIPDHLKEEYPETRLTKRHFIIHAGPTNSGKTYQSIQSLLIAKKGIYLAPLRLLALEVFEKLNDNGVSCDLITGEKEIIVPFSTHLSSTVEKANFQEEYPVAVIDEAQLISDKERGSAWFRAIIGIKAKEIHICCSLNAVKLIKRIVEDCNDKVEIHYHERNTPLIVQKEEVSFPADIKKGDAIIAFSRKKVLRMAAHLRKNGFKPAIIYGALPPITRRKQVEFFNNGKADVVVATDAIGMGINLPIQRIIFSELEKFDGTGIRKLTSQEIKQIAGRSGRRGIYNIGWVASMTKKSSFIENKLNQKDSIIKKAVIEPLEETILQIQYGNLINKLRYWNDFTYKLNYLEKADISKQLDLLMILPKKILESNKDKLLYHAVHIPFQKRNTILTQQWQNYVFQVCENNQRLEKPFEEIFEKHSLDVLEVKYKQLDLYYSFSKVFQKQLDREWVTKHRQKVSNLIMQYLIGADLKIFISCRGCGENRLYFEAGDYCEKCSMEHFKREEYWLL; this is translated from the coding sequence ATTCATTCAGCTTATGAAAAAGAAGAATATCAACGGTTACAGCAGCATTATCGTTTTAACGAAAGCTTTCAAGAATGGATTATAGATAAGGCTAATCGGCTCTTCATATTAAAAAGAGGCGTTGACGAATATATTCATGAAAAGCTAATCCCTGCTGCTTATCAAAAAGCATTTGAAAACGGAATCCCCGACCATCTAAAAGAAGAATATCCTGAAACAAGATTAACGAAACGTCATTTTATTATTCATGCCGGTCCTACGAATTCTGGAAAAACCTATCAATCTATTCAATCATTATTAATAGCAAAAAAAGGAATTTATCTAGCACCGCTCCGTTTATTAGCTTTAGAAGTATTTGAAAAATTGAACGACAATGGAGTAAGCTGCGATTTAATCACTGGAGAAAAAGAAATAATTGTCCCGTTTTCCACACATCTTTCATCCACAGTAGAGAAAGCAAATTTTCAAGAAGAATATCCCGTAGCTGTTATTGATGAAGCACAGTTGATTTCTGATAAAGAGAGAGGAAGTGCTTGGTTCCGCGCTATTATTGGTATAAAAGCAAAAGAAATTCATATTTGTTGTTCTCTAAATGCTGTAAAGCTGATTAAAAGAATAGTAGAGGACTGTAATGATAAGGTGGAAATTCATTATCACGAACGTAATACACCTTTAATCGTTCAAAAAGAAGAAGTTTCATTTCCAGCGGATATTAAAAAAGGAGATGCCATTATAGCCTTCTCACGTAAGAAAGTTTTGCGTATGGCTGCTCATTTGAGGAAGAATGGCTTCAAGCCTGCAATTATTTATGGAGCGTTACCTCCAATAACCAGACGAAAGCAAGTAGAGTTTTTTAATAATGGTAAAGCAGATGTTGTTGTTGCAACAGACGCTATTGGAATGGGCATTAACTTGCCTATACAACGAATTATTTTTTCAGAACTTGAAAAATTCGATGGTACAGGCATTAGAAAGTTAACTTCTCAAGAAATAAAACAGATTGCTGGAAGGTCCGGCAGAAGAGGTATCTATAATATTGGTTGGGTTGCAAGCATGACAAAAAAATCAAGCTTTATTGAAAATAAACTTAACCAAAAAGATTCTATCATAAAAAAAGCTGTAATTGAGCCATTAGAAGAAACGATTTTACAAATTCAGTATGGTAATTTGATTAATAAATTAAGGTATTGGAATGACTTTACTTATAAATTGAATTATCTCGAAAAAGCAGATATAAGTAAACAATTAGATTTATTAATGATTTTGCCAAAGAAAATATTAGAAAGTAATAAGGATAAATTGTTATATCATGCAGTTCATATTCCTTTTCAAAAAAGAAATACAATTTTAACGCAACAGTGGCAAAATTATGTTTTTCAGGTTTGTGAAAATAATCAACGATTAGAGAAGCCGTTTGAAGAAATCTTTGAAAAGCATAGTTTAGATGTATTGGAAGTGAAATATAAACAATTAGATTTATATTATTCTTTTTCTAAAGTGTTTCAGAAACAATTGGATCGAGAATGGGTTACAAAACATCGTCAAAAGGTGTCTAATCTTATTATGCAATATTTAATAGGCGCTGATTTGAAAATATTTATCTCTTGCAGAGGTTGCGGAGAGAACAGGTTATATTTTGAAGCAGGAGATTATTGTGAGAAGTGTAGTATGGAACATTTTAAAAGAGAAGAATATTGGTTGTTGTAA
- a CDS encoding c-type cytochrome: MKKFYLMLLAFALAFVLAACGGDDSSDSSDGGADNAENGEETESSDSGEDEEDGDSASADAGEEVFQNNCASCHGQDLSGEAGPDLTEVGSTYSQDEIADIVENGTDGGMPSFSDMEDDDLDELTSWLSEHK; encoded by the coding sequence ATGAAAAAGTTCTATCTTATGTTGTTAGCGTTTGCTTTAGCTTTTGTATTGGCAGCTTGTGGCGGAGATGACAGTAGTGATAGCAGTGATGGCGGGGCTGACAATGCGGAAAATGGGGAAGAGACAGAATCCTCTGATTCAGGGGAAGACGAGGAAGATGGAGATTCTGCCAGCGCTGACGCCGGAGAAGAAGTATTTCAGAATAATTGTGCCAGTTGCCACGGTCAAGACTTATCAGGAGAAGCTGGTCCAGATTTAACAGAAGTTGGAAGTACGTATTCCCAGGACGAAATTGCTGACATTGTAGAAAATGGAACAGATGGAGGAATGCCATCCTTTTCGGATATGGAGGATGACGATTTGGATGAACTGACGAGTTGGTTGAGTGAGCATAAATAA